A stretch of the Polaribacter pacificus genome encodes the following:
- a CDS encoding MepB family protein has protein sequence MKEIVSDYQQEIESKEYKACSYKINGIKIIERTAKRTPKKIGQFVTCWKRNKNGITEPHKQTDDFEFFIIKAITKNNRGFFKFPKEVLINKGIVSTEKKDGKRGFRVYPAWDKPTSKQAQKTQAWQLTYFTDESN, from the coding sequence ATGAAAGAAATTGTTTCTGACTATCAACAAGAAATAGAAAGCAAGGAATACAAGGCTTGTTCTTATAAAATTAATGGGATCAAAATCATTGAAAGAACCGCTAAAAGGACTCCCAAAAAAATTGGACAGTTTGTAACTTGCTGGAAGCGAAACAAAAACGGCATTACAGAGCCTCACAAACAAACTGATGATTTTGAGTTCTTTATCATCAAAGCTATCACTAAAAATAACCGCGGCTTTTTTAAATTCCCAAAAGAGGTTTTAATCAATAAAGGCATAGTATCCACAGAAAAGAAAGACGGGAAAAGAGGTTTTAGAGTCTACCCTGCTTGGGACAAACCAACCAGCAAACAAGCGCAAAAAACGCAAGCATGGCAATTAACTTATTTTACAGATGAATCGAACTAA
- the recG gene encoding ATP-dependent DNA helicase RecG, translated as MPVNNLQHPVSYITGMTTNRASLLLQELGVRTCNDFLHLFPFRYIDKTTFYKINQLQNSQAEVQVIGKITQIKTVKQQRGSRLVATFIDETGTMELVWFKGVKWIKDSLKINTPYVVYGKLNSYNNSFSIAHPEMELLTAHQKKIHSSMQPVYPSTETLTNKGFSNKVYRTLMQNLFVQINGRFEETLPNSLLQSEQLISKREAMLNIHFPKSQELLAKAHTRLKFEELFFIQLQLLRKKLIRQSKFKGFVFENVGTHFNNFYKEHLPFDLTNAQKRVLKEIRKDVASGVHMNRLLQGDVGSGKTIVALLSMLLAIDNGFQAALIAPTEILATQHYNALAEMVTPLGLSISLLTGSVKAKQRRIIHQQLEEGSLHILVGTHALLEDKVQFQNLGIAIIDEQHRFGVAQRSKMWQKGNVALKLPPHILVMTATPIPRTLAMSLYGDLDISVIDELPPGRKEVKTVHRYDSNRLAVFKFLKDEIAKGRQVYVVYPLIQESAAMDYKDLMDGYESISRDFPQPQYQISIVHGKMKPEDKEYEMQRFVKGETHIMVATTVIEVGVNVPNASVMVVESSERFGLSQLHQLRGRVGRGADQSFCILMTDFKLSDDAKIRLKTMVDTSDGFQIAEVDLKLRGPGNLMGTQQSGVVNLKIADLVKDTAILTKARNMAMAILQDDADLSKPENSLLKKTYTELQKRQGLWANIS; from the coding sequence ATACCCGTGAACAACTTACAGCACCCAGTTTCATACATTACAGGAATGACCACCAACAGAGCTTCTTTGTTGTTGCAAGAATTGGGTGTAAGAACCTGTAATGATTTTCTGCATTTGTTCCCATTTCGATATATAGACAAAACAACTTTTTATAAAATAAATCAGCTGCAAAACAGTCAGGCTGAAGTTCAGGTGATCGGCAAAATTACTCAAATAAAAACGGTAAAACAGCAACGAGGAAGTCGATTGGTGGCTACTTTTATCGATGAAACTGGAACCATGGAACTGGTTTGGTTTAAAGGAGTAAAGTGGATTAAAGATTCCTTAAAAATAAACACGCCCTATGTGGTGTACGGAAAATTGAACAGCTATAACAACAGTTTTTCAATTGCGCATCCAGAGATGGAATTGCTGACCGCCCATCAAAAGAAAATCCACTCGAGCATGCAGCCTGTGTATCCATCCACAGAGACCTTAACCAATAAAGGCTTTAGCAATAAGGTGTATAGAACACTCATGCAAAACCTATTTGTGCAAATAAACGGGCGTTTTGAAGAAACACTGCCTAACTCACTTTTGCAATCAGAACAATTGATTTCTAAAAGAGAGGCCATGCTCAATATTCATTTCCCAAAAAGTCAGGAGCTGTTGGCCAAAGCACATACCCGTTTAAAGTTTGAAGAGTTGTTTTTTATTCAACTGCAATTGCTTCGCAAAAAACTGATTCGTCAATCCAAGTTTAAGGGCTTTGTTTTTGAAAATGTAGGAACACATTTTAATAATTTTTACAAGGAGCATTTGCCTTTTGATTTGACCAATGCTCAGAAAAGAGTTTTAAAAGAAATCAGAAAAGATGTGGCCTCAGGAGTACATATGAATCGCTTGTTACAAGGAGATGTTGGCTCCGGAAAGACTATCGTAGCCTTGCTAAGCATGCTTTTGGCGATAGACAACGGTTTTCAGGCAGCATTGATTGCTCCTACAGAGATATTGGCAACTCAGCATTACAATGCCCTAGCAGAAATGGTGACACCCTTGGGTTTGTCTATTTCTTTATTAACAGGGTCTGTAAAAGCAAAACAAAGACGTATTATCCATCAACAGCTAGAAGAAGGAAGCTTGCATATATTAGTAGGAACTCATGCCTTGCTAGAAGACAAAGTTCAGTTTCAGAATTTAGGAATCGCTATTATTGATGAACAGCACCGATTTGGGGTGGCACAACGTTCTAAAATGTGGCAAAAAGGAAACGTAGCTTTAAAATTACCGCCACATATTTTGGTGATGACCGCAACACCGATTCCAAGAACCTTGGCGATGTCTTTGTATGGTGATTTGGATATTTCTGTGATTGATGAATTGCCTCCAGGTAGAAAAGAAGTTAAAACAGTACATCGCTATGACAGCAATCGATTGGCTGTATTTAAGTTTTTAAAAGACGAAATAGCCAAGGGAAGGCAAGTCTATGTGGTGTATCCGCTTATTCAAGAATCTGCTGCCATGGATTATAAAGATTTGATGGACGGTTATGAAAGTATCTCAAGAGATTTTCCACAACCACAGTATCAAATTAGCATCGTTCACGGAAAAATGAAACCCGAAGACAAGGAGTATGAAATGCAACGCTTTGTAAAAGGGGAGACCCACATTATGGTAGCGACAACCGTAATAGAAGTTGGAGTTAATGTACCCAATGCCTCGGTAATGGTGGTAGAGAGTTCAGAGCGTTTTGGATTGAGTCAATTGCATCAGTTGCGTGGTCGGGTTGGTCGTGGAGCCGATCAAAGTTTTTGTATTCTAATGACTGACTTTAAACTATCTGATGATGCCAAAATACGTTTAAAAACCATGGTGGATACCTCGGATGGTTTTCAGATTGCCGAAGTGGATTTAAAATTAAGAGGACCAGGGAACTTAATGGGCACTCAGCAGAGTGGCGTAGTAAACCTAAAAATTGCTGATTTGGTAAAAGATACTGCCATATTAACCAAAGCACGTAACATGGCGATGGCTATTTTACAAGACGACGCAGACCTTTCGAAACCAGAAAATTCTTTGCTAAAGAAAACCTATACTGAGCTGCAAAAAAGACAGGGCTTGTGGGCAAATATTAGTTAG
- a CDS encoding RNA polymerase sigma factor, producing the protein MKIRTLHTKEQRLIEEAVQQKRAAQQQLFNLYSPKMLGVCRQYVKDVHHAEDLMLTGFLKVFNHLANFKHEGSFEGWIRRIMVNTCISHLRKKNPVQLVDEDFVFNDQATPNLESTAVEDLQKLIDELPIGYKLVFNLYAIEGYKHSEIAQELNITESTSKSQLFKARKWLQTAYERINTTIVHGD; encoded by the coding sequence TTGAAAATTAGAACATTGCATACTAAAGAACAACGTTTGATTGAAGAGGCTGTACAGCAAAAAAGAGCGGCTCAACAACAATTGTTCAATCTATATAGCCCTAAGATGCTTGGGGTGTGTAGACAGTATGTAAAAGATGTTCATCATGCAGAAGATTTAATGCTTACAGGCTTCTTAAAAGTGTTTAATCATTTAGCTAATTTTAAACACGAGGGAAGTTTTGAAGGATGGATTCGAAGAATTATGGTGAATACCTGTATCTCGCATTTGCGAAAAAAGAATCCAGTACAATTGGTTGATGAAGATTTTGTTTTTAACGATCAGGCAACGCCTAATTTAGAAAGCACCGCTGTAGAAGATCTTCAGAAATTAATTGATGAATTGCCGATAGGCTATAAGTTGGTGTTTAATTTGTATGCAATAGAAGGGTATAAGCACTCAGAAATTGCTCAAGAGTTAAACATTACAGAGAGCACCTCAAAATCGCAGTTATTTAAAGCGAGAAAATGGTTGCAAACTGCTTATGAACGGATAAACACAACAATAGTACATGGAGACTAA
- the priA gene encoding replication restart helicase PriA: protein MPIPIKQTFTYAVTEAEAAFIKRGMRVAVSFGKTKMYTALVYAIHQEAPSLYEAKEINQILDETPIVTERQLAHWEWISNYYMCALGDVYRAALPSAFLLESETVVYANAAFADESVLTDEEFLIYEALQHQSQLTIHQVADILGKKKVLPVISEMLQKEVLIVKEEIYEQYVPKMVKYLRIQQQYASDTGLEALLVSLSRAQKQREAVLGYFQLASTKKPIKVKALEESAGVSSAVIKALVEKGVFELYEIQTDRIQFDGSTQALKELNSYQEVALEEIEASFKEKEIVLLHGITSSGKTEVYTKLIEKVLETGKQVLFLLPEIALTTQIISRLERYFGDKISVFHSKYSMNERVEVWMNVLQQKPKAQIILGARSSVLLPFSNLGLIVVDEEHETSYKQFEPAPRYHARDTAMVLAHLHQAKTVLGSATPSLESFYNTEQQKYGLVSLNRRFGNVQLPKMELIDIKEKHRKKQMKGHFSDRLLALITEALEAKEQVILFQNRRGFSPVVECTTCGVAPQCPNCDVSLTYHKFKNELRCHYCNYQRAMPHNCAACGSNSLDTKGFGTEQLELELKALYPDHQIGRMDLDTTRGKHGYQKIISAFESREIDILVGTQMLSKGLDFDNVSLVGILNADTLLNFPDFRAHERSYQMLVQVAGRAGRSKKQGNVAIQTFNPYHQILQQVTTTDYTAMYKEQLQERWQYQYPPYHRLIKFTLKHKDYQKVDMGVQWLAKALEAVYGDQVLGPTAPVVSRVRNQFIKQLTLKIKPNQSLKATKQQIEKIQNTFFSVAAFRPIRLIIDVDAQ, encoded by the coding sequence TTGCCCATTCCGATTAAGCAAACCTTTACCTATGCGGTAACGGAGGCAGAAGCTGCTTTTATAAAGAGAGGAATGCGCGTGGCTGTTTCTTTTGGGAAAACCAAGATGTACACTGCCTTGGTTTACGCCATACATCAAGAGGCGCCTAGCTTGTACGAAGCCAAAGAGATCAATCAAATTTTAGATGAAACTCCAATTGTTACCGAGCGACAGTTAGCGCATTGGGAGTGGATCTCAAACTATTATATGTGTGCGCTGGGCGATGTGTATCGCGCTGCACTGCCTTCTGCATTTTTATTAGAAAGTGAAACAGTGGTGTATGCCAATGCAGCTTTTGCAGATGAAAGTGTCTTGACCGATGAAGAGTTTTTAATTTACGAGGCCTTACAGCATCAATCACAGTTAACCATACATCAAGTTGCTGATATCTTAGGTAAGAAAAAGGTGCTGCCTGTCATTTCTGAAATGCTTCAAAAAGAAGTGCTGATTGTAAAAGAAGAAATCTACGAACAGTATGTGCCTAAGATGGTAAAATACCTTCGTATTCAGCAGCAATATGCATCAGATACAGGATTGGAAGCTCTTTTGGTAAGTTTGAGTAGAGCGCAAAAACAACGAGAAGCCGTTTTGGGTTATTTTCAGTTGGCGAGTACTAAAAAACCTATCAAAGTAAAAGCACTTGAAGAAAGTGCAGGAGTGTCATCGGCAGTGATAAAGGCGCTAGTAGAAAAAGGTGTTTTTGAATTGTATGAAATTCAAACCGACCGCATTCAGTTTGACGGGAGCACGCAAGCACTTAAGGAGCTTAACTCATATCAAGAAGTTGCCTTAGAAGAGATTGAAGCTTCATTTAAAGAAAAAGAGATTGTTTTATTACACGGGATTACGAGTTCTGGAAAAACAGAAGTCTATACCAAATTAATAGAAAAGGTATTGGAAACTGGCAAGCAGGTCTTGTTTTTGCTTCCAGAAATTGCCTTGACCACTCAGATTATAAGCCGTTTAGAAAGGTATTTTGGCGATAAAATTTCTGTCTTTCACTCTAAGTACTCAATGAACGAGCGGGTAGAGGTATGGATGAATGTATTGCAGCAAAAACCGAAGGCACAAATTATTTTAGGAGCCCGTTCATCAGTGCTCTTGCCCTTTTCAAATTTAGGATTGATTGTTGTTGATGAAGAACACGAGACTTCTTACAAGCAGTTTGAACCTGCTCCCAGATACCACGCTAGAGATACTGCCATGGTATTGGCACATTTGCATCAGGCAAAAACCGTGCTGGGATCTGCCACTCCTTCATTAGAAAGTTTTTATAATACCGAGCAGCAAAAATACGGTTTGGTGAGTCTCAACAGGCGTTTTGGAAATGTTCAGTTGCCTAAGATGGAGCTGATCGACATTAAAGAGAAGCATCGGAAAAAACAAATGAAAGGTCATTTTTCTGATCGGTTATTGGCTTTGATTACAGAAGCATTGGAGGCAAAAGAGCAGGTGATCTTGTTTCAGAACCGAAGAGGTTTTTCTCCAGTAGTGGAGTGTACTACCTGTGGTGTGGCTCCTCAATGTCCAAATTGCGACGTGAGTCTAACCTATCATAAATTTAAGAATGAACTGCGTTGTCATTATTGCAATTACCAACGTGCCATGCCGCATAATTGCGCCGCTTGTGGAAGCAATAGTTTAGATACCAAAGGTTTTGGTACTGAGCAATTAGAGTTAGAACTAAAAGCCTTGTATCCAGATCATCAAATAGGTAGAATGGATTTAGATACCACGCGAGGGAAGCACGGTTATCAAAAAATCATCAGTGCATTTGAAAGTAGAGAAATTGATATTTTAGTAGGGACTCAGATGCTTTCTAAAGGATTGGATTTTGACAATGTGTCTTTGGTGGGTATTTTGAATGCCGACACCCTGCTTAACTTCCCTGATTTTAGAGCCCATGAACGCAGTTATCAAATGCTGGTTCAGGTAGCTGGACGTGCTGGGAGGTCTAAAAAACAAGGAAACGTAGCCATACAAACTTTTAATCCGTACCATCAAATATTACAGCAGGTAACCACCACAGATTATACTGCCATGTATAAAGAGCAATTGCAAGAGCGTTGGCAGTATCAGTATCCGCCTTACCATCGCTTGATTAAATTTACCTTAAAGCACAAGGATTATCAAAAGGTAGATATGGGTGTTCAATGGTTGGCTAAGGCCTTAGAAGCTGTGTATGGTGATCAGGTTTTAGGACCAACAGCACCAGTGGTGTCTAGAGTTCGAAACCAGTTTATCAAACAGCTTACTCTTAAGATTAAGCCCAATCAATCTTTAAAAGCGACCAAACAACAAATAGAAAAAATTCAGAACACCTTTTTTTCAGTTGCTGCCTTTAGACCTATCAGATTGATTATTGATGTGGATGCGCAGTAG
- a CDS encoding endonuclease, producing MLKKLFFGYFLIWGIALINAQQAYYKDVDLTASGLALKQALAVKIISTHTHTLRYTPGVWEASKATDLYPSIPNNVTLIYGWENGTDLEITNDLSRDKGFRDSGNNQLFVWNREHVFPKSLASPKLSTSQPGAGTDAHNLRPADKQRNAERSNAVFAPGSGTASKAVTNGWFPGDQWKGDVARIIMYMYLRYGDQCLPTAVGFGSSSNTPDAMLDLFLQWNAEDPVSELEKTRNDYHQNTSNTYAQGNRNPFIDNPYLATRIWGGPAAQDVWGLYTALRVSTEKLVQFSVYPNPLRGNNLHLQQSKQGKLTKIEIYSMSSKLVRTIENPTRTIDLGVLPSGVYLLKIISTNAITHEKLIKNN from the coding sequence ATGCTTAAGAAACTGTTTTTTGGATATTTTCTTATCTGGGGAATAGCCCTTATTAATGCTCAACAAGCTTATTATAAAGATGTAGATTTAACAGCCTCTGGCCTTGCACTAAAGCAAGCTTTGGCTGTAAAAATCATCTCGACACACACCCATACGCTAAGGTACACTCCAGGAGTCTGGGAAGCTTCTAAAGCTACCGATTTGTACCCTTCTATACCCAATAACGTAACACTTATCTACGGATGGGAGAACGGAACTGATTTGGAAATTACCAATGATCTATCAAGAGACAAAGGCTTTAGAGATAGCGGAAACAATCAGTTGTTTGTTTGGAATCGCGAGCATGTCTTTCCAAAATCACTAGCCAGCCCAAAACTTTCTACTAGCCAACCTGGGGCAGGAACTGATGCACACAATCTAAGACCTGCAGACAAACAGCGCAACGCAGAAAGAAGCAATGCTGTATTTGCTCCAGGATCTGGAACAGCCTCAAAAGCTGTTACTAATGGCTGGTTCCCAGGAGATCAATGGAAAGGTGATGTGGCCAGGATTATCATGTATATGTACCTGCGGTATGGAGATCAATGTTTGCCAACGGCAGTTGGTTTTGGAAGCTCAAGCAACACCCCTGATGCCATGCTTGATTTGTTTCTACAATGGAATGCAGAAGACCCTGTTTCTGAGCTCGAAAAAACCCGCAACGACTATCATCAAAACACCAGCAATACCTACGCTCAAGGAAATAGAAATCCTTTTATTGACAATCCATATTTGGCTACCAGAATATGGGGAGGGCCTGCTGCTCAAGATGTTTGGGGGCTGTATACTGCCTTAAGAGTATCGACAGAAAAGCTCGTTCAATTTAGTGTGTATCCCAATCCACTTAGAGGAAATAATCTACACTTACAACAATCAAAACAAGGGAAACTTACCAAAATAGAGATTTACTCAATGAGCTCAAAACTTGTTAGAACCATAGAAAATCCGACAAGAACTATTGATTTGGGTGTTTTACCCTCTGGGGTCTATCTGCTTAAAATTATTTCTACCAATGCAATAACACATGAAAAATTGATTAAAAACAACTAG
- a CDS encoding RsmB/NOP family class I SAM-dependent RNA methyltransferase encodes MRLHRNLTYAVIDSIRDVFNEGEYAGKAVEKALKRDKRWGSRDRKFVAETIYEIIRWKRLYAEIAEVKEPFDRPNLWRIFSVWCVLKGIPLPDWNQIEPTPARRIKGRFDELSKIRKFKESIPDWMDELCAKELGEALWTKELHALNIPAEVILRVNTLTNTKEQLQAELAKDNIETVTLPNHPDAIKLVERANVFQTDAFKNGHFEVQDASSQLVAAYLDVEPGMKVVDTCAGAGGKTLHLSALMQNKGQIIAMDIYESKLRKLKVRAKRNKAHNIDMRVIDSTKAIKKLHGKADRVLIDAPCSGLGVLRRNPDSKWKLQPEFIDRIKETQQEILQSYSKMLKVGGKMVYATCSVLPSENQEQVALFLASEAGKGFKLVKDQKKLASVSGYDGFYMALLEKN; translated from the coding sequence ATGAGGTTACACAGAAACTTAACATATGCAGTCATAGACAGCATTCGCGATGTTTTTAATGAGGGAGAATATGCAGGAAAAGCAGTAGAAAAAGCTTTAAAAAGAGATAAACGTTGGGGAAGCAGAGACCGTAAATTTGTGGCCGAAACCATTTATGAAATTATTCGTTGGAAACGTCTCTATGCAGAGATTGCAGAGGTTAAAGAGCCTTTTGACAGACCTAATTTATGGCGAATCTTTTCGGTTTGGTGTGTTTTAAAAGGAATTCCATTACCTGATTGGAACCAAATAGAGCCAACTCCTGCTCGAAGAATCAAAGGACGTTTTGATGAACTGTCTAAAATCAGAAAATTTAAAGAGTCTATTCCAGATTGGATGGATGAATTGTGTGCCAAAGAATTGGGCGAAGCCCTTTGGACCAAAGAGCTGCATGCTCTAAACATTCCTGCGGAAGTCATTTTAAGAGTAAACACCTTAACCAACACCAAAGAACAATTACAAGCAGAATTAGCTAAGGACAATATAGAAACGGTAACCCTACCTAACCACCCTGATGCTATAAAATTAGTAGAACGCGCCAACGTGTTTCAAACAGATGCCTTTAAAAATGGTCATTTTGAAGTACAAGATGCCTCTTCACAATTGGTGGCAGCCTATTTGGATGTAGAACCAGGGATGAAAGTAGTTGACACCTGTGCAGGTGCTGGTGGAAAAACCTTACACTTGTCTGCTTTGATGCAAAACAAAGGTCAAATTATTGCCATGGACATTTACGAAAGTAAATTGAGAAAATTAAAAGTTAGAGCCAAGAGAAACAAAGCTCATAACATAGACATGCGTGTGATTGACTCTACCAAGGCCATAAAAAAATTACACGGAAAAGCAGATCGCGTGCTTATAGATGCACCTTGTTCTGGTTTAGGAGTTTTAAGAAGAAACCCTGATTCTAAATGGAAATTACAACCAGAATTTATAGACCGAATTAAAGAAACACAACAAGAGATTTTACAGAGCTACTCTAAAATGTTAAAAGTTGGTGGAAAAATGGTCTATGCAACCTGTTCTGTATTGCCTTCAGAAAACCAAGAGCAAGTAGCTTTATTTTTAGCTTCTGAGGCAGGAAAAGGATTTAAGCTGGTTAAAGATCAAAAAAAACTAGCTTCAGTTTCTGGTTATGATGGATTCTATATGGCTTTGCTTGAAAAAAACTAA